In Methanobacterium paludis, the following proteins share a genomic window:
- a CDS encoding beta-alanine-activating enzyme beta-propeller domain-containing protein: MLAKKNILIGFLLMCFIAGPLSVAPAAASDWTMFHEDVQHTGYLDQAADFATSLWTYNAGSAIESSPAIINKIIYFGTKDGDVNAVNLEDGTNLWDYKTGGAIISSPAIVNDTLYIGSTDGYLYAQDTTNGDVKWKYKTGNSIESSPAVDGGNVYIGSDDGRIYAINASNGTMDWEYETGNAVKSAPTVVDGVLYVGSDDDKVYAISTKNGTKLWEYTTGDKIKSSPAVSNGIVYVGSGDGKVYALNATDGSIVWTYAMGKSVESSPTIDANDNSLFVGADNGKVACLDTRDGTEKWTYTASGAVETTPALYSNRIIVGSDDGTVYVLNKYSGKEAWEYEPGYYLFDSAFKSSPIAYGNMVYIGGNDGYLYSMNIDKKSGPISDFAYYLVGVFIVLVAALIVVRKLMGRRKK, from the coding sequence ATGCTCGCAAAAAAGAATATACTAATAGGATTTCTTTTAATGTGCTTTATTGCAGGCCCCCTTTCAGTTGCACCTGCTGCAGCCAGCGATTGGACTATGTTCCATGAGGATGTGCAACACACAGGGTACCTGGATCAAGCTGCTGATTTTGCCACAAGTTTATGGACCTACAACGCTGGAAGTGCAATAGAATCATCTCCCGCAATAATTAACAAAATAATATACTTTGGAACCAAAGATGGAGACGTTAACGCAGTTAACTTGGAAGACGGGACGAATCTCTGGGACTACAAAACAGGTGGAGCAATAATATCATCTCCCGCAATAGTTAACGATACTCTTTACATTGGCTCAACGGACGGGTATTTATATGCTCAGGACACTACAAATGGTGATGTTAAATGGAAATACAAAACAGGAAACTCCATTGAGTCATCTCCTGCAGTTGACGGGGGCAATGTGTATATTGGTTCAGATGATGGACGTATCTACGCCATCAATGCTTCAAACGGCACCATGGACTGGGAATATGAAACAGGAAATGCTGTTAAATCCGCTCCAACAGTTGTAGATGGAGTTCTGTACGTAGGTTCAGATGACGACAAAGTTTACGCAATAAGCACCAAAAATGGCACCAAACTCTGGGAGTACACAACAGGGGATAAGATAAAATCTTCTCCAGCTGTTTCAAATGGAATCGTTTACGTTGGATCAGGAGACGGTAAAGTCTACGCTTTAAACGCCACAGATGGTTCAATTGTATGGACTTATGCCATGGGAAAATCTGTTGAATCATCCCCAACCATCGATGCAAATGACAACAGTCTCTTTGTGGGAGCTGACAATGGAAAGGTTGCATGCCTCGATACAAGAGATGGAACAGAGAAATGGACTTACACTGCAAGTGGAGCGGTTGAAACAACACCTGCCCTCTATTCAAACAGAATAATAGTTGGATCAGACGATGGAACCGTTTATGTGTTAAACAAGTACAGTGGTAAAGAGGCATGGGAATATGAACCAGGATACTATCTCTTTGATTCAGCTTTCAAATCTTCACCAATCGCATATGGAAACATGGTATACATAGGCGGTAACGACGGATACCTCTACTCAATGAACATTGACAAAAAGAGCGGACCCATTTCAGACTTTGCATACTACCTGGTTGGAGTTTTCATAGTACTGGTAGCTGCACTCATAGTCGTGAGGAAATTGATGGGTAGGAGAAAGAAATAG
- a CDS encoding 2-isopropylmalate synthase — protein sequence MYIETVKKNMKLPKTVRILDTTLRDGEQTPGVAMTVDEKIRIAQRLDKLGVDTIEVAFPVSSPGEREVAREIHKLNLNSNVCGLARALKKDVDAAIDCDVDYIHTFIGTSPLHRKYKLKMGKEEILSKAVDTVEYIKDHGITAEFSAEDATRTEFDYLKKVYGAVEDAGVDYIDVPDTVGVMIPSSMNYLISELKKDIKVPIGVHCHDDFGLAVANSLSAVEAGAEQVHATINGLGERAGNASLEEVVMALITRYGIKMNIKTELLVSISEFVSRITGVKMPPNKAIVGDNAFAHEAGIHVHGVLQKAETYEPITPEMVGHTRRIVLGKLTGANAIKAKLDKYGIELNDQQFEKVFNQIKGLGDRGKCITDADLKSMAENVLGKAQKEIVKLEGFSVMTGDNVMPTATVKLNIDGEIKTAAKTGVGPVDAAINAIQSLMGETVDIELDEYHIEAITGGTNALAEVFVIMSDENGNRATGRSTVDDVVMASVDAVLDAINKILIER from the coding sequence ATGTATATAGAAACGGTAAAAAAGAATATGAAACTACCAAAAACAGTGAGAATATTAGATACCACGTTAAGGGATGGTGAACAAACTCCCGGCGTTGCAATGACAGTCGATGAAAAAATAAGGATTGCACAGAGGCTGGATAAGTTGGGCGTTGATACTATTGAAGTTGCATTTCCAGTTTCATCCCCTGGTGAAAGGGAAGTGGCACGTGAGATCCACAAACTCAACCTCAACTCCAACGTGTGCGGTTTGGCAAGAGCACTGAAAAAGGATGTAGATGCAGCCATAGATTGTGATGTTGATTACATCCACACCTTCATAGGAACGTCTCCGCTTCACAGGAAGTACAAACTCAAAATGGGCAAAGAAGAGATACTAAGTAAGGCTGTGGATACAGTTGAATACATAAAGGATCACGGTATAACAGCAGAGTTTTCAGCAGAAGACGCCACAAGAACAGAATTTGATTACCTTAAAAAAGTTTATGGGGCTGTTGAAGATGCTGGTGTGGATTACATAGATGTTCCAGACACCGTAGGGGTTATGATACCGTCATCAATGAACTACCTCATATCTGAACTTAAAAAGGATATAAAAGTCCCTATAGGTGTTCACTGTCACGATGACTTTGGACTTGCAGTTGCAAATTCACTCAGCGCAGTTGAAGCAGGGGCAGAGCAAGTTCATGCAACAATAAATGGTTTAGGGGAACGTGCAGGAAATGCATCCCTTGAAGAAGTTGTAATGGCGCTAATAACCAGGTACGGCATCAAGATGAACATCAAAACGGAACTGCTTGTAAGCATATCAGAGTTCGTATCCAGAATTACGGGGGTTAAAATGCCTCCAAACAAGGCCATAGTTGGAGATAACGCATTTGCACATGAAGCAGGTATACATGTTCATGGTGTTCTTCAAAAGGCTGAAACATACGAACCAATAACTCCAGAAATGGTTGGACACACCCGTAGAATAGTTTTAGGAAAACTCACAGGTGCAAATGCCATCAAGGCTAAGTTAGATAAGTATGGGATAGAATTAAACGATCAGCAGTTTGAAAAGGTGTTCAATCAGATAAAAGGACTTGGTGATAGGGGTAAATGTATTACCGACGCGGATTTAAAGTCTATGGCTGAAAACGTGCTTGGAAAAGCTCAAAAAGAGATCGTAAAACTTGAAGGATTCTCTGTTATGACAGGGGACAATGTCATGCCCACAGCCACGGTGAAGCTCAACATAGACGGCGAAATAAAAACAGCAGCAAAAACAGGAGTAGGGCCTGTCGATGCGGCTATAAATGCAATTCAAAGTTTAATGGGTGAAACTGTAGATATAGAACTCGATGAATATCACATAGAAGCCATAACTGGAGGTACAAATGCACTTGCAGAAGTTTTTGTTATAATGAGTGATGAAAACGGAAACAGGGCAACAGGCAGGTCCACAGTTGATGATGTGGTGATGGCCAGTGTAGATGCAGTTTTAGATGCCATAAACAAGATACTCATTGAAAGGTAG
- a CDS encoding response regulator gives MVAAKILVVEDERITAEDIKSGLQNAGYIVPAIVDSGEDAIKKTEEFGPDLVLMDIKLKGEMDGIEAAGHIRRLYDIPVVYLTAYSDSNTVQRAKMTEPSGYVLKEQTGLIKKPFEESELHAAIEITLHRHKMERDHDKLCSTLLRSVNEGVVTVDSHCKVKFMNSVAEGLTGWLELDAVGMSLGDVLGFDEIPGLVDEVSLSDAVGGDDLMLTSRDGSQIPVNGTITPIKDENQEIESFIVAFHRVVFKSVKS, from the coding sequence ATGGTGGCTGCAAAGATTTTAGTGGTTGAAGACGAGCGCATTACGGCTGAAGATATAAAAAGTGGCCTTCAAAATGCAGGGTACATAGTTCCTGCAATTGTTGACTCTGGGGAAGATGCTATAAAGAAGACTGAGGAGTTTGGCCCAGATTTGGTGCTCATGGACATTAAATTGAAGGGCGAAATGGACGGAATAGAAGCTGCAGGGCATATAAGGCGGCTTTATGATATTCCGGTAGTATACCTCACGGCTTACTCTGATAGTAACACCGTTCAGCGTGCTAAGATGACAGAACCCTCAGGCTATGTTCTTAAAGAACAAACTGGACTGATTAAAAAGCCTTTTGAGGAGAGTGAGCTTCATGCAGCTATTGAAATAACCCTTCACAGGCACAAAATGGAGAGGGATCATGATAAGTTGTGCTCTACCCTGCTCAGGAGTGTCAATGAGGGTGTCGTTACTGTGGATTCCCATTGTAAAGTTAAGTTCATGAATTCGGTTGCTGAGGGTTTGACTGGTTGGTTGGAGCTGGATGCTGTGGGTATGAGTTTAGGAGATGTTTTGGGTTTTGATGAAATTCCTGGATTGGTTGATGAAGTTTCATTGAGTGATGCTGTGGGTGGAGATGATCTGATGTTAACATCCAGAGATGGCTCCCAGATACCTGTTAATGGCACCATAACTCCAATAAAAGATGAAAATCAGGAAATAGAATCTTTTATTGTAGCTTTTCACAGGGTTGTCTTTAAATCAGTTAAATCCTAA
- a CDS encoding sugar phosphate isomerase/epimerase family protein, which produces MEILCEGPWTWPRNAMKLCKDSFEVFKSSDIDLFLHAPTIDLNPASLNTGIREETLRQLMETVDMAVEIGAVAITTHPGLIHRLEDRVRNMGMHFAVETLKKANEYAEDRGIILSVENMPNKYAYFCNSAAEHQYFVDECGCHATVDIGHANTTGDPESFLQINGIYYYHLSDNNGEKDQHLSLGEGNLDLDIINGIDNVIIELNNYESVLKSREILLNGFK; this is translated from the coding sequence ATGGAGATCCTTTGTGAAGGCCCATGGACATGGCCCAGAAATGCAATGAAACTCTGCAAAGATTCCTTTGAAGTTTTCAAATCCTCTGATATAGACCTTTTCCTGCACGCACCAACCATCGATCTGAACCCTGCAAGCCTTAACACGGGAATAAGGGAAGAAACACTGCGTCAACTTATGGAAACTGTAGATATGGCTGTAGAAATCGGTGCTGTGGCCATAACAACACATCCTGGATTGATTCACCGCCTTGAGGATCGTGTTCGGAATATGGGGATGCATTTTGCAGTTGAAACCCTAAAAAAGGCCAATGAATATGCAGAAGACCGTGGAATAATCCTTTCAGTTGAAAATATGCCCAATAAATATGCATATTTTTGTAACAGCGCAGCAGAACATCAATATTTTGTTGATGAATGTGGGTGCCATGCAACTGTTGATATAGGTCATGCAAACACCACAGGAGACCCGGAATCATTTTTGCAGATTAATGGGATATATTACTACCATTTGAGTGATAATAATGGGGAAAAGGACCAGCACCTTTCCCTGGGTGAGGGAAACCTGGATCTGGACATTATCAATGGGATAGATAACGTTATAATAGAGTTAAACAACTATGAAAGCGTCTTGAAAAGCAGAGAAATTCTTCTCAACGGCTTTAAATAG
- a CDS encoding ABC transporter permease: MVNEVETKKIMWMIKKDMLVLWRHKPRLISLFVFPILMIALFGYGMGGEIQNIPVVVVEQSNGPVTDASLNAIKGLDLYDVKSIIADPDKGKEMVVDGQVKAAIILPSDYENITGNQSKTVTVYVDSSDQMATQALVPETQALFSQISQQIGIEKIQAQTAQVTTSQSAFAGLNVQNMMNSVNFQINKLYGDIKYIDFLVPAILAMTVMFSAMFGMGESIAGERERGELARLFMTPTSVATVIFGKIISKLTIETFRAIILIIAAIVLFSVTINGSMVLTLLLLVLSVLCFVGFGIMISARVNSQEDYTQIVMPFTMPMMFVSGVFYPIETMPWIFQKIAYLFPLTYANDALRAVMLKGAGLGDIWIDVAVLLGFTLLFFALGVTKFNRDV, translated from the coding sequence ATGGTGAATGAGGTGGAAACAAAGAAAATAATGTGGATGATCAAAAAGGATATGCTAGTCCTCTGGAGACATAAACCTCGTTTAATATCACTTTTTGTATTTCCGATACTGATGATAGCCCTTTTCGGCTATGGTATGGGTGGAGAAATTCAGAACATCCCTGTTGTGGTTGTAGAACAGAGCAACGGCCCTGTTACAGATGCAAGTCTCAACGCAATTAAAGGTTTGGATCTGTACGATGTAAAGAGTATAATAGCAGATCCAGATAAAGGAAAAGAGATGGTTGTGGATGGGCAAGTCAAAGCCGCAATAATCCTTCCAAGTGATTATGAAAATATTACGGGCAACCAATCCAAGACTGTGACTGTTTACGTTGACTCATCGGATCAAATGGCAACACAGGCACTTGTACCAGAAACACAGGCACTTTTCAGTCAAATATCCCAACAGATAGGAATTGAAAAGATTCAAGCCCAAACTGCCCAGGTTACCACATCTCAATCAGCATTTGCAGGTTTAAATGTCCAGAACATGATGAACTCTGTGAACTTCCAGATAAACAAGCTCTACGGAGATATTAAGTATATAGACTTCCTTGTACCTGCTATTCTAGCAATGACCGTGATGTTCTCGGCAATGTTTGGAATGGGAGAATCTATAGCAGGCGAACGTGAGCGAGGGGAACTTGCAAGGCTTTTCATGACCCCTACAAGTGTTGCCACCGTTATCTTCGGTAAAATCATATCCAAACTTACAATAGAAACTTTTAGGGCAATAATATTAATTATAGCAGCCATAGTACTCTTCAGCGTTACTATAAACGGAAGCATGGTATTGACACTGCTACTTCTTGTGCTCTCGGTGCTGTGCTTTGTGGGCTTTGGAATAATGATATCCGCAAGGGTAAACTCCCAGGAGGATTACACTCAGATAGTCATGCCATTTACCATGCCTATGATGTTTGTATCAGGAGTTTTCTATCCAATAGAGACCATGCCATGGATATTCCAGAAAATAGCTTATCTATTCCCTTTAACGTATGCTAACGACGCTCTTAGGGCTGTGATGTTGAAAGGTGCAGGATTAGGGGATATATGGATAGATGTTGCAGTACTTCTTGGATTCACCCTGTTATTCTTTGCATTGGGTGTTACAAAATTCAACAGAGACGTTTAA
- a CDS encoding ATP-binding cassette domain-containing protein: MKYAIETLDLTKRYKNFLAVDGLNLKVDNKSIFGFLGPNGAGKTTTIKMLTCLIQPTSGTAKVAGYDIKKSPNEVRQKIGMVPQLVSLYGDLTAQENVELCADYYGMPRDLKEKRIDELMELVDIKYAKNKQVHQMSGGQKQKVSVVASLIHQPDILFLDEPTIGLDPTTKRVLWDLIEELNNKGHTIILCSHDMYEVEMLCDNVGIINGGKLAAYNTPQGLKDSVMAENKAKEESNISAIMKDLENESSINEASSFNKLKEAVVEQEKDKTREISVMISNLNEEIIQKTGNLPYVFEIRKDHSERITMDISKAEDAVTGVISTIIENGGNITSIHTKDPSLEDVFMTVTAKKKVDGE, from the coding sequence GTGAAATACGCCATAGAAACCCTTGATCTAACCAAAAGATACAAAAACTTTCTGGCGGTAGATGGTTTAAATCTTAAAGTTGATAACAAAAGCATATTCGGATTTTTAGGTCCAAATGGGGCTGGAAAAACAACCACCATCAAAATGCTCACATGTTTGATCCAGCCAACATCTGGAACTGCCAAAGTAGCAGGTTACGACATAAAAAAATCCCCAAATGAAGTAAGACAAAAAATTGGGATGGTTCCCCAGTTGGTAAGTCTTTACGGTGATTTAACAGCCCAGGAAAATGTTGAACTCTGTGCCGATTACTATGGAATGCCCAGAGACCTTAAAGAAAAACGGATCGATGAACTCATGGAACTGGTGGACATTAAGTATGCTAAAAACAAGCAAGTTCATCAAATGTCAGGAGGACAAAAACAAAAGGTGTCAGTGGTAGCAAGTTTAATACATCAACCTGACATTCTTTTCCTGGACGAACCAACCATTGGTCTTGACCCAACAACCAAAAGGGTTCTCTGGGATCTTATAGAAGAGCTGAACAACAAGGGCCACACCATAATTTTGTGCTCCCACGACATGTACGAAGTGGAGATGCTCTGCGACAACGTAGGAATTATAAACGGAGGAAAGCTTGCAGCATATAACACTCCACAGGGACTTAAGGACAGTGTAATGGCCGAAAATAAGGCGAAGGAAGAGTCCAATATAAGCGCCATCATGAAGGACCTTGAAAATGAGAGTTCTATAAACGAAGCTTCATCATTTAACAAACTTAAAGAAGCTGTTGTAGAGCAGGAAAAGGACAAAACACGAGAAATAAGTGTTATGATAAGCAACTTGAACGAGGAGATCATCCAGAAAACAGGAAATCTCCCCTACGTCTTTGAAATCAGGAAAGACCACTCTGAAAGAATAACTATGGATATAAGTAAGGCAGAAGATGCTGTAACCGGAGTAATTTCAACCATAATAGAAAATGGGGGAAATATAACATCAATACATACAAAAGACCCATCTTTGGAGGATGTTTTCATGACGGTTACTGCTAAAAAGAAAGTGGATGGTGAATGA
- a CDS encoding PadR family transcriptional regulator — MKNGRAPPKDEAQPEYEEETDELSCEDLKCEDLKNLPKYDKAIIKGFMRGFGKAMILWLINRERMHGYEVMTKLNEFFPSENQKKVPGPSMVYPVLHGLERRGLIKGTWESQGKRKVKYYEITEEGAGTIMRIKLIFKCHIMPHCEEFWNDMFLKNKE; from the coding sequence ATGAAAAATGGACGTGCACCTCCTAAGGACGAAGCACAACCAGAATATGAAGAAGAAACTGATGAATTGAGCTGCGAGGATCTGAAATGTGAAGATCTGAAAAATCTGCCCAAATATGATAAAGCAATTATAAAAGGGTTTATGAGAGGATTCGGCAAAGCCATGATACTCTGGCTCATAAACAGGGAACGTATGCATGGATACGAAGTAATGACCAAACTCAACGAATTTTTCCCTTCAGAAAACCAGAAAAAAGTTCCGGGCCCAAGTATGGTATACCCCGTACTCCACGGTCTGGAGAGAAGAGGATTAATAAAAGGTACATGGGAATCTCAAGGCAAAAGAAAAGTAAAATATTACGAAATAACCGAAGAGGGTGCAGGTACAATTATGAGAATCAAACTGATTTTTAAATGTCATATAATGCCCCACTGCGAAGAATTCTGGAATGATATGTTCCTCAAAAATAAAGAATGA
- a CDS encoding nitrogenase component 1, translating to MESQKTCKLFGAIRAILGIKGALPLIHGPIGCAYHIRYILSARSARQVRVLSTEMDQNDVVFGAEEKLESKILAVDEKYSPELIAVLTSCASSIIGEDMEGVIKRVKNHINAEIMWISAGGFEGNQTDGYEESLSALINLMHEPRIKKDHVKNSINLVAQFRGGPDLKNLKKYFKKLKININCVLTSGATLQEVKNAGAADLNVSMCEASGIVPCEIMQKKFGIPFLSETVPIGVSATSNYFQTICEFLDMEYTLQEDEENAKLSIKKYLRYTDGKKAVIISGSTRAIAFTEFLQELSVEPVLICLDFEGRDTLKKLAEITSKKNINPVILKEPEYYEILDYTEKLNPDIILGGLGEIGISKKFDIPLVDVMHSQEITMGFEGALKLAEVIKEALNC from the coding sequence ATGGAATCCCAGAAAACATGCAAACTCTTTGGGGCGATTAGGGCAATTTTAGGAATTAAAGGTGCATTACCTTTGATCCACGGCCCGATAGGTTGTGCATACCATATAAGATACATTTTAAGCGCCAGAAGTGCCAGGCAAGTGAGGGTCCTGAGCACTGAAATGGATCAAAACGACGTTGTTTTTGGGGCAGAGGAAAAACTTGAAAGTAAGATCCTGGCTGTAGATGAAAAATATTCTCCAGAGCTAATAGCAGTTTTAACATCATGTGCAAGCAGCATAATAGGAGAGGACATGGAGGGTGTAATTAAACGGGTAAAAAATCATATTAACGCTGAAATAATGTGGATAAGCGCTGGTGGATTTGAAGGAAACCAGACAGACGGCTACGAAGAAAGTTTATCCGCCCTTATAAATTTGATGCACGAGCCCCGGATCAAGAAAGACCACGTAAAAAACTCTATAAACCTTGTGGCACAGTTCAGAGGAGGGCCTGACCTTAAAAACCTTAAAAAATATTTTAAAAAGCTTAAAATTAATATAAATTGCGTTCTTACATCGGGAGCAACGCTTCAGGAAGTTAAAAATGCAGGGGCTGCCGATTTAAACGTTTCAATGTGCGAGGCTTCTGGAATAGTTCCCTGTGAAATCATGCAGAAAAAATTTGGAATCCCCTTCCTATCAGAAACAGTTCCTATAGGTGTTTCAGCGACTTCAAATTATTTCCAGACTATATGCGAGTTTTTAGACATGGAATACACACTTCAGGAAGATGAGGAGAATGCAAAACTTAGTATAAAAAAATATTTAAGATATACTGATGGTAAGAAGGCTGTTATCATTTCAGGGTCAACTCGAGCCATTGCCTTTACAGAATTTCTTCAGGAACTCAGTGTTGAACCTGTGCTGATCTGTCTTGACTTTGAGGGCAGAGATACCCTGAAAAAATTGGCAGAAATTACTTCCAAGAAAAATATCAACCCAGTTATATTGAAAGAGCCGGAATATTATGAAATTTTGGATTACACCGAAAAATTAAATCCAGATATTATCTTAGGGGGACTTGGCGAGATAGGCATCTCCAAAAAGTTTGATATACCATTAGTTGACGTTATGCATTCTCAGGAAATTACTATGGGATTTGAAGGGGCTTTAAAACTTGCAGAAGTCATTAAAGAAGCTTTAAATTGTTAA
- the albA gene encoding DNA-binding protein Alba produces MSEENVVYIGNKPVMNYVLAVVTQMNGGTSEVMLKARGRAISRAVDVAEIVRNRFITDVELGTIDICTEEILNNEGSSTNVSAIEIQLCKN; encoded by the coding sequence ATGTCAGAGGAAAATGTTGTATACATTGGAAACAAACCGGTAATGAACTATGTTTTGGCTGTCGTAACCCAAATGAATGGTGGAACTTCAGAGGTCATGTTAAAAGCAAGAGGACGAGCCATAAGTAGAGCTGTTGACGTTGCGGAAATCGTGCGGAACAGGTTCATAACCGATGTAGAACTTGGAACCATAGACATATGTACCGAAGAAATTCTCAATAACGAAGGATCGTCTACAAACGTTTCAGCTATTGAAATACAGCTTTGCAAAAATTAA